In Thermomonas paludicola, the following are encoded in one genomic region:
- a CDS encoding TerD family protein has translation MAISLKKGQGISLSKSEFDLSKVTIGLGWDIASSGGFLKNLFGGSQEEYDLDAIAFLCHADGKVHRFGDKLVGGDVVFFNSMKHPSGKIWLTGDNRTGAGDGDDEQIIVLLDSMPDEITKIVFVVSIYQGLQKQQHFGKVQNAFIRAVDARGREMVRTDLSVSPETQNMCSMVFAELNRTAAGWEFKSLLRPERTDSFAMILRDYYVPTNG, from the coding sequence ATGGCCATCAGCTTGAAGAAGGGACAGGGCATCAGCCTGTCGAAAAGCGAATTCGATCTTTCCAAGGTCACTATCGGCCTGGGCTGGGACATTGCCAGCTCCGGTGGCTTTCTGAAAAACCTGTTTGGTGGTAGCCAAGAGGAATATGACTTGGATGCCATCGCCTTCCTGTGTCATGCCGATGGCAAGGTGCATCGCTTCGGAGACAAGCTTGTGGGGGGCGATGTGGTGTTCTTCAACAGCATGAAGCACCCATCAGGGAAGATCTGGCTGACCGGTGACAATCGCACCGGTGCAGGCGATGGTGACGACGAGCAGATCATCGTCCTGCTCGACTCCATGCCTGACGAAATCACCAAGATCGTATTCGTAGTCAGCATTTATCAGGGGCTTCAGAAGCAGCAGCACTTCGGGAAAGTGCAGAACGCCTTCATCCGCGCTGTGGATGCGCGCGGCAGGGAAATGGTGCGAACCGACCTGTCCGTAAGCCCCGAGACGCAGAACATGTGCTCAATGGTGTTCGCGGAACTGAACCGAACCGCCGCAGGCTGGGAGTTCAAGTCGCTGCTGCGACCGGAGCGCACCGACAGTTTCGCGATGATCCTGCGGGATTACTACGTTCCGACCAACGGGTAA
- a CDS encoding vWA domain-containing protein, with protein MHRKLPVYLLLDTSGSMAGEPIEAVKNGVQLLVSTLRQDPHALETAYLSIIGFGSDASVLVPLSELAAFQPPPLTASGTTSMGQALKLLATQIDAEVTRTSADTKGDWKPLVFLMTDGMPTDNWQSGLDELRKRKVGTVVACAAGQQCDEAVLKQITEIVVRLDTADSSTIAAFFKWVSASISTGSQRVDAGGKEVTGIDDLPPPPKEINLVV; from the coding sequence ATGCATCGCAAACTTCCGGTTTACTTGTTGCTCGACACGTCTGGCTCGATGGCTGGCGAGCCCATCGAGGCGGTCAAGAACGGCGTCCAGTTGCTGGTATCCACCCTGCGCCAGGATCCGCACGCGCTGGAAACCGCCTATCTCTCGATCATCGGCTTCGGCAGTGATGCGTCGGTGCTGGTGCCCCTCTCCGAACTCGCCGCATTCCAACCGCCGCCGTTGACTGCAAGCGGCACCACTTCGATGGGTCAGGCGCTCAAGTTGCTGGCAACGCAGATCGACGCAGAAGTGACCCGCACGAGCGCGGATACAAAGGGTGATTGGAAGCCGCTGGTGTTCTTGATGACCGATGGCATGCCAACCGACAACTGGCAGTCCGGGTTGGATGAGCTCAGGAAGCGCAAGGTCGGCACCGTGGTGGCTTGTGCTGCGGGCCAGCAATGCGACGAAGCGGTACTCAAGCAGATCACCGAGATCGTGGTGCGCCTGGACACCGCCGATAGCAGCACGATCGCCGCCTTCTTCAAATGGGTGTCGGCTTCGATTTCGACCGGCAGCCAGCGGGTCGATGCGGGCGGCAAGGAAGTGACGGGTATCGACGACCTGCCGCCGCCGCCGAAGGAAATCAATCTGGTCGTCTGA
- a CDS encoding DUF475 domain-containing protein, which translates to MMRDFRFSIVVTALCLALAGWWGHASGMGVLPALWLALVLGVLEVSLSFDNAVVNASVLKHMSELWRQLFLTVGILIAVFGMRLVFPILIVAVATGEGFGTVVRMALEQPDQYASVLTGHYPQIAAFGGMFLLLVFLSFIFDTEREHFWLEPLEHLLAKIGKADAAAVIVAIAVLLATKLFVPAEIFGAVLLSGLCGILLFLAVDSVDAFFQVEDEEGSGAGIGKKAGVAAFLYLEVLDASFSFDGVIGAFAITRDVVVIMLGLAIGAMFVRSLTVYLVHKGTLDQFVFLEHGAHYAIGVLAMIMLFGIVHHVPEVVTGLIGVFFIAASVWSSIRHRRRNPELPSPTSGS; encoded by the coding sequence GTGATGCGGGATTTCAGGTTTTCGATCGTGGTCACTGCGCTTTGTCTGGCGCTGGCCGGGTGGTGGGGGCATGCGAGTGGCATGGGAGTACTGCCCGCGTTATGGCTGGCGCTGGTGCTGGGCGTGCTGGAGGTCAGCCTGAGCTTCGACAACGCGGTGGTGAATGCGAGCGTGTTGAAGCACATGTCCGAGTTGTGGCGGCAGTTGTTCCTCACCGTCGGCATCCTGATCGCGGTATTCGGTATGCGCCTGGTATTCCCGATCCTGATCGTGGCGGTGGCCACGGGCGAGGGATTCGGCACGGTGGTTCGGATGGCGCTGGAGCAGCCCGATCAATACGCTTCGGTGCTGACCGGGCACTATCCGCAGATCGCGGCTTTTGGTGGGATGTTCCTCCTGCTCGTGTTTTTGTCCTTCATTTTCGATACCGAGCGCGAGCATTTCTGGCTGGAGCCGCTGGAGCACTTGTTAGCCAAGATCGGCAAAGCGGACGCGGCGGCCGTCATCGTCGCGATCGCGGTGCTGCTGGCGACCAAGCTGTTCGTACCGGCGGAAATCTTTGGAGCCGTCCTGCTGTCGGGTTTGTGCGGAATCCTGCTGTTTCTGGCGGTGGATAGCGTGGATGCGTTCTTCCAGGTCGAGGACGAAGAGGGAAGTGGCGCCGGCATCGGTAAGAAGGCAGGCGTGGCGGCGTTCCTCTACCTCGAAGTGCTGGACGCCAGCTTCAGCTTCGACGGCGTGATCGGTGCGTTCGCGATCACCCGTGACGTGGTGGTGATCATGCTCGGTCTGGCGATCGGCGCGATGTTCGTGCGTTCGCTGACGGTCTATCTGGTGCACAAGGGGACGCTGGATCAGTTCGTCTTCCTGGAGCACGGCGCGCATTACGCCATTGGCGTATTGGCCATGATCATGCTGTTCGGCATCGTCCACCACGTTCCCGAAGTTGTGACCGGGTTGATTGGCGTGTTCTTCATTGCCGCCTCGGTCTGGTCGTCCATCCGCCATCGCAGGCGCAACCCGGAGCTTCCGTCGCCGACAAGCGGGAGCTGA
- a CDS encoding helix-turn-helix domain-containing protein, with translation MKRFADRLREARVAVGMTQEQLGFALGITKSSVSAWENGRETPSFRMLPELRRHLGRSLDELVCGIASTDGRQIGDEALIYAAGEASPIARNEKERALLLRYRTLPAKRRTALLDLIRPTD, from the coding sequence ATGAAGCGATTCGCCGACCGCCTGCGCGAAGCGCGCGTGGCCGTGGGGATGACGCAGGAACAGCTGGGCTTCGCGCTGGGGATCACCAAATCGTCGGTATCGGCCTGGGAGAACGGGCGCGAGACGCCGAGCTTCCGCATGCTGCCGGAGTTGCGCCGGCACCTCGGGCGTTCGCTGGACGAGCTGGTCTGCGGCATTGCGTCCACCGACGGCAGACAGATTGGCGATGAAGCGCTCATCTACGCCGCCGGCGAAGCCTCACCCATCGCCCGCAACGAAAAGGAGCGCGCCTTGCTGCTGCGCTACCGCACGCTGCCCGCCAAGCGCCGGACGGCGCTGCTGGATCTGATCCGGCCGACGGATTGA
- a CDS encoding FitA-like ribbon-helix-helix domain-containing protein: MPTTLTLKNIPDAVYAQLKAAAALHRRSLNNEAIVCLETVLTPGKLAPGERLARARALRAGVQAGGFGADAIDAMKREGRA; the protein is encoded by the coding sequence ATGCCCACCACCCTGACCCTGAAGAACATCCCCGACGCGGTGTACGCACAGCTCAAGGCCGCCGCCGCGCTGCATCGGCGCAGCCTGAACAATGAAGCGATCGTGTGCCTGGAAACGGTGCTGACGCCCGGCAAGCTCGCCCCCGGCGAACGATTGGCGCGCGCACGCGCGCTGCGTGCCGGCGTGCAGGCAGGCGGATTCGGCGCAGACGCGATCGACGCCATGAAGCGCGAGGGACGCGCATGA
- a CDS encoding type II toxin-antitoxin system VapC family toxin: MIVVDSNVLAYLYLPGEFTEAAERLLEDDPDWHAPLLWRSEFRNILAGCLRRGTLALEQAQAIRREAESLLDGAEHEPDSRRVLELVRASDCSAYDCEFVVLAETLGARLVTMDGKLLRAFPAIAQPLAAGQG; the protein is encoded by the coding sequence ATGATCGTGGTGGACTCCAACGTGCTGGCGTACCTGTACCTGCCGGGGGAGTTCACCGAGGCGGCGGAACGGCTGCTCGAAGACGACCCGGACTGGCACGCACCGCTTCTGTGGCGCAGCGAGTTTCGCAACATCCTCGCCGGCTGCCTGCGCCGCGGCACGCTGGCGCTGGAACAGGCGCAGGCGATCCGGCGCGAGGCGGAATCCCTGCTCGACGGCGCGGAACACGAGCCGGATTCGCGGCGCGTGCTGGAACTCGTGCGCGCCAGCGACTGCTCGGCCTACGACTGCGAGTTCGTCGTGCTGGCGGAAACGCTGGGCGCGCGTCTGGTCACCATGGACGGGAAGCTGCTCAGGGCGTTCCCGGCCATCGCCCAGCCGCTGGCGGCGGGCCAGGGCTAG
- a CDS encoding dicarboxylate/amino acid:cation symporter, protein MDSTAAKPAKGLPLHYKVLIGFVLGTGLGLAAHATALDAAWIHGVIDYGTKPFGQIFLNLLFMLVVPLIFSALVLGVAELGDIASLGRLGWKTLVYTAVVTAAAVCVGLVCVNLFQPGLHMDPALVDKTLSGNMLKAGEIVSKGNELRLMDLLVNIVPHNIVGAMADDSKKLGIVFFALMIGIGLVMKPTPGTQAFKNAMHGLFEICMHLIGLFIRLAPYAVAAFMFNLTFQLGWDVIHSLVWFVVTVLVALAIHGFVVIPLWVWLMGGMSPRVFFRETQEATLTAFATASSTATLPVTLRVAEENLKLPRKVSRFVLTVGASANHHGTALFEGITVLFLAQVYGLHLPLAQQVMVLVLCILGGIGTAGIPSGSLPVIAMICGIIGINPDGIGIIIGVNTFLDMCRTSLNVTGDLATAVVVAHRSGEKDLDESALEKLDEIVR, encoded by the coding sequence ATTGATAGCACCGCCGCGAAGCCCGCCAAGGGCCTTCCCTTGCACTACAAAGTGCTGATCGGTTTCGTGCTGGGCACGGGGCTGGGCTTGGCCGCGCATGCCACCGCGCTGGACGCGGCCTGGATCCATGGCGTGATCGATTACGGCACCAAGCCATTCGGGCAGATCTTCCTCAACCTGCTGTTCATGCTGGTGGTGCCGCTGATCTTCTCCGCACTGGTGCTGGGCGTGGCCGAGCTGGGGGATATCGCCTCACTCGGCCGGCTGGGCTGGAAGACGCTGGTTTACACGGCGGTGGTGACGGCCGCGGCGGTCTGCGTCGGCCTGGTCTGCGTCAATCTGTTCCAGCCCGGATTGCACATGGATCCCGCGCTGGTGGACAAGACCCTGAGCGGCAACATGCTCAAGGCCGGCGAAATCGTCAGCAAGGGCAACGAACTGCGATTGATGGATCTGCTGGTCAACATCGTGCCGCACAACATCGTTGGCGCAATGGCCGACGACAGCAAGAAGCTGGGCATCGTGTTCTTCGCGCTGATGATCGGCATCGGCCTGGTGATGAAGCCGACGCCCGGCACGCAGGCCTTCAAGAACGCGATGCACGGCCTGTTCGAAATCTGCATGCACTTGATTGGGCTGTTCATCCGCCTGGCGCCCTACGCGGTGGCGGCGTTCATGTTCAACCTGACCTTCCAGCTGGGTTGGGACGTGATCCACAGCCTGGTGTGGTTCGTGGTGACGGTGCTGGTGGCGCTGGCCATCCACGGCTTCGTGGTGATCCCGCTGTGGGTGTGGCTGATGGGCGGGATGTCGCCCCGCGTGTTCTTCCGCGAAACCCAGGAAGCCACCTTGACCGCGTTTGCCACGGCCTCGTCCACGGCCACCCTGCCGGTGACGTTGCGGGTGGCGGAAGAGAATCTGAAGCTGCCGCGCAAGGTCAGCCGCTTCGTGCTGACCGTCGGGGCATCGGCAAATCATCATGGCACCGCGTTGTTCGAGGGAATCACCGTGCTGTTCCTGGCCCAGGTCTATGGCCTGCACCTGCCGCTGGCGCAGCAGGTGATGGTGCTGGTGCTGTGCATCCTGGGGGGCATCGGCACCGCCGGCATCCCGTCTGGTTCGCTGCCGGTGATCGCGATGATCTGCGGCATCATCGGCATCAACCCCGATGGCATCGGCATCATCATCGGCGTCAACACCTTCCTCGACATGTGCCGCACCTCGCTCAACGTCACCGGCGATCTGGCCACGGCCGTGGTGGTGGCGCACCGCAGCGGCGAGAAGGACCTGGACGAGTCGGCGCTGGAGAAGCTGGACGAGATCGTGCGCTGA
- a CDS encoding BatD family protein — MWLVLVALPASAQTRAWLDRPEITDGETVALNIQTDQAVAQIDFSPLQQVFDLGGQTVRRSFERVNGQSSTTSVFSVGLRPRAPGILIVPALRVGNATTAALRLVVLPPAVQPATAKADVFVETEVDATQPYVQQSVGVTVRLNYAVPLLSGQLDLEAPEHASLQRVGEDIQYQRMLGGRRYSVVERRFLLIPERSGPLLLPGARLNGITGGGFTGQFFEDDRQQVSVAAPDQTLRVLPIPAGAPLPWLPLHSLQLRYLQAPKQAWAGQAATVEVEMVADGATAAQVPALEFPAVSSVQVFAEPPQIMEQFVNGRPRTTVRRTVALVPAQAGALGVPGPRIVWWDAEHHVARASTLPPLHLQVAAGVRMDAPPALPPVANAASAPPSAAMDVSPDDGLPVHPGWRRHLREWGLAAGVLAVLGIIGWWWSGTTSSRVVTTPAPASAAALRDALSKALDAGDLARISSALVAAARVAVDDLDAVRAHLGDTAQQEAVERLQAARWGRGDAQMAVRALRAAFAGGARWRETKQQAHSLLPPLYPE, encoded by the coding sequence ATGTGGCTTGTCCTGGTTGCGCTGCCGGCATCCGCGCAGACCCGTGCCTGGTTGGATCGCCCCGAAATCACCGATGGCGAAACGGTGGCGCTGAACATCCAGACGGACCAGGCTGTTGCGCAAATCGACTTCAGCCCGCTGCAGCAGGTGTTCGACCTCGGCGGGCAAACCGTTCGGCGCAGTTTCGAGCGGGTCAATGGGCAGTCCAGCACCACCTCGGTGTTCTCGGTCGGCCTGCGCCCGCGCGCGCCGGGCATCTTGATCGTGCCGGCGCTGCGCGTCGGCAATGCGACCACGGCTGCGCTGCGGCTGGTGGTGCTGCCGCCTGCCGTGCAGCCGGCCACGGCGAAGGCCGATGTCTTCGTGGAAACCGAGGTGGACGCCACCCAGCCCTACGTGCAGCAATCCGTGGGCGTGACGGTGCGGCTGAACTACGCGGTGCCGCTGCTGTCCGGGCAACTGGATCTGGAGGCGCCAGAACACGCCAGCCTGCAACGGGTAGGCGAGGACATCCAGTACCAGCGCATGCTTGGTGGCCGGCGCTACAGCGTGGTCGAGCGCCGCTTCCTGCTGATTCCCGAACGCAGCGGCCCGCTGCTGTTGCCGGGCGCGCGTTTGAACGGCATTACAGGTGGCGGCTTCACGGGGCAGTTTTTCGAAGACGACCGGCAGCAGGTCTCGGTTGCCGCACCGGACCAGACCTTGCGGGTACTGCCCATCCCTGCCGGCGCGCCACTGCCGTGGTTGCCGCTGCATTCCCTGCAACTGCGCTACTTGCAGGCGCCGAAGCAGGCATGGGCGGGGCAGGCCGCGACGGTGGAGGTGGAGATGGTGGCAGACGGTGCCACCGCGGCGCAGGTTCCGGCACTGGAGTTCCCCGCCGTTTCCAGCGTGCAGGTCTTCGCCGAACCGCCGCAAATCATGGAACAGTTCGTCAACGGCCGGCCGCGGACCACGGTGCGGCGCACGGTCGCGCTGGTGCCTGCGCAGGCAGGTGCGCTGGGCGTGCCAGGACCGCGCATCGTCTGGTGGGATGCCGAACATCACGTCGCGCGCGCCTCCACGCTGCCGCCCCTGCACTTGCAGGTGGCGGCGGGTGTCCGCATGGATGCGCCGCCAGCCCTGCCGCCGGTCGCGAATGCGGCGTCAGCGCCGCCTTCGGCGGCAATGGACGTGTCCCCCGACGATGGCCTGCCCGTGCATCCAGGGTGGCGGCGCCACCTGCGCGAATGGGGCCTGGCGGCTGGCGTGCTGGCGGTGCTGGGCATCATCGGGTGGTGGTGGAGCGGGACGACGTCCAGCCGCGTGGTGACAACGCCAGCGCCGGCATCGGCCGCCGCATTGCGAGACGCTTTGTCGAAGGCCCTGGATGCCGGCGATCTTGCACGGATCAGCAGTGCGCTCGTGGCGGCGGCCAGAGTCGCGGTTGACGATCTGGATGCGGTGCGCGCGCATCTGGGCGATACGGCGCAGCAGGAGGCGGTGGAGCGCCTGCAGGCGGCGCGCTGGGGGCGGGGTGATGCGCAGATGGCGGTGCGCGCCCTGCGCGCGGCGTTTGCCGGCGGCGCGCGCTGGCGTGAGACGAAGCAGCAGGCGCATTCCCTACTGCCTCCGCTATACCCGGAATGA
- a CDS encoding VWA domain-containing protein, with the protein MTALLSDITQLHFLRPWWLLALPLLPLLAWRAQARMRQRSAWRNAVDAHLLPHLLAPAELHGRQARWTHRMGLLGLLLSVLALAGPSVRKDVQPLWQARQPLVLVLDLSRAVLAHDLPPNRLAQARTKLASLLQERAGGQAGLVVYADDAFTVAPLTEDAANVALFLDALAPEVMPADGHRADRAIALSQRLLRQAGFDRGEILLLTDRADGDAIAQATRARAAGYSVSVLGLGSGQGGVFSAPEGLQQARLDAPSLHRLAAAGGGRYRQITTGDADLRALEVLDPQQEDAAAARGETSARWRDDGYWLLPLVLLLCLPLFRRGGAFAALLVCALWLPLSPVQAQTQHADAHGGSLWQRPDQIAYARMQEGIAAYRRKEYQQAIARFSQQHDADGQYNLGNALAQAGYLDAAVAAYDRALKLQPGMADALYNKRLLEAAKKRKEQQNQQQNQQQSQQQSQQQSQQQSQQQSQQQNQQQNQQQNQQQNQQQNQQQNQQQNQQQNQQQNQAGKPQDAQAQQQANDAQRQRMQQALQKRQAGQRERERPGHPDAPPETAEQRERRLANQAWLQRVPDDPGALLRARFQLEAQRRRGGGL; encoded by the coding sequence ATGACTGCGCTTCTGAGCGACATCACCCAGCTGCATTTCCTGCGCCCATGGTGGTTGCTGGCGTTGCCGTTGCTGCCGCTGTTGGCGTGGCGTGCGCAGGCGCGAATGCGGCAACGCAGCGCGTGGCGGAATGCGGTGGATGCGCATCTGTTGCCGCACTTGCTGGCGCCGGCCGAACTACACGGCAGGCAGGCAAGGTGGACGCATCGGATGGGTTTGCTGGGCCTGCTGTTGTCCGTGCTTGCGCTGGCCGGGCCAAGCGTGCGCAAGGACGTGCAGCCGCTGTGGCAGGCGCGGCAACCGCTGGTGCTCGTGCTGGACCTGTCGCGCGCAGTGCTGGCGCATGACCTGCCACCCAACCGGCTGGCACAGGCGCGGACCAAGCTGGCAAGCCTGCTGCAGGAGCGCGCCGGCGGGCAGGCGGGGCTGGTGGTTTATGCCGATGATGCCTTCACCGTGGCGCCACTGACGGAAGATGCCGCCAACGTTGCGCTGTTCCTGGATGCGCTGGCGCCGGAGGTGATGCCCGCTGACGGTCATCGTGCGGATCGCGCGATTGCCTTGTCGCAGCGCCTGCTGCGGCAGGCCGGCTTCGACCGCGGTGAAATCCTGCTGCTGACCGATCGTGCCGATGGCGATGCCATCGCCCAGGCCACCAGGGCGCGCGCCGCAGGGTACAGCGTTTCGGTGCTTGGCTTGGGCAGCGGGCAAGGCGGCGTGTTTTCCGCGCCGGAAGGATTGCAACAGGCTCGGCTTGATGCGCCATCGCTGCATCGGTTGGCGGCTGCAGGCGGCGGGCGATACCGGCAGATCACGACGGGCGATGCCGACCTGCGTGCGCTGGAGGTGCTGGATCCGCAGCAGGAGGATGCTGCGGCGGCACGAGGCGAAACAAGCGCACGTTGGCGCGACGATGGCTATTGGCTGCTGCCGCTGGTGCTGTTGTTGTGCCTGCCCTTGTTCCGACGGGGCGGAGCGTTTGCCGCGCTGCTGGTGTGCGCGCTGTGGTTGCCGCTGTCGCCGGTGCAAGCACAGACCCAGCATGCAGACGCGCATGGCGGCAGCCTGTGGCAGCGCCCCGATCAAATTGCCTACGCGCGCATGCAGGAAGGCATTGCCGCATACCGGCGCAAGGAATATCAGCAGGCGATTGCGCGGTTTTCGCAGCAACATGACGCAGATGGGCAGTACAACCTCGGCAATGCACTGGCGCAGGCAGGGTACCTTGATGCGGCGGTCGCAGCCTATGATCGCGCATTGAAATTGCAGCCGGGCATGGCCGATGCCCTCTACAACAAGCGCCTGCTGGAGGCAGCAAAGAAGCGGAAGGAGCAGCAGAACCAGCAGCAGAACCAGCAGCAAAGCCAGCAGCAAAGCCAGCAGCAAAGCCAGCAGCAAAGCCAGCAGCAAAGCCAGCAGCAAAACCAGCAGCAAAACCAGCAGCAGAACCAGCAGCAGAACCAGCAGCAGAACCAGCAGCAGAACCAGCAGCAGAACCAGCAGCAGAACCAGCAGCAGAACCAGGCCGGCAAGCCACAGGACGCGCAGGCGCAGCAGCAGGCGAATGACGCGCAGCGTCAGCGCATGCAGCAGGCCTTGCAAAAGCGCCAGGCCGGCCAGCGGGAGCGGGAACGACCGGGGCATCCGGATGCGCCCCCGGAAACCGCAGAACAACGCGAGCGAAGACTGGCCAACCAGGCATGGCTGCAGCGGGTGCCAGACGACCCGGGCGCGCTGCTGCGTGCGCGTTTCCAGCTGGAAGCGCAGCGTCGGCGTGGAGGCGGGCTGTGA
- a CDS encoding vWA domain-containing protein, with product MNTLFALLHIDGFAWPWLLLAVVLPWLAYRLLPARAQDGDALRVPWYARLHTLEGGLVASAPTRGFPWLAWLAWSLLCVAAARPQQLGPPVAPLQAGRDLMLAVDLSASMGEEDMQLGGRAVDRLTAAKAVLADFLDRRAGDRVGLIVFGDRAFALTPLTLDRDSVRQQLDGTAVGLAGRATALGDAVALATKRLQIQRAQQRVLIVLTDGVNTAGVLAPDKAAQIAHDAGVRIHTIAFGGDGSTVSVFGFRLPLGGGGDEVDEAGLQRIANATGGHFFRARDTEALAGIYAEIDRLEPVRRHGQVVRPKIECYPWPLGAAVILGVLAVLLRRRDR from the coding sequence ATGAACACGCTCTTCGCGCTGCTGCACATCGATGGTTTCGCATGGCCGTGGCTGTTGCTGGCGGTGGTCTTGCCGTGGCTGGCCTATCGCCTGCTGCCAGCGCGTGCCCAGGACGGGGATGCACTGCGCGTGCCGTGGTATGCGCGCCTGCACACGCTTGAGGGAGGACTTGTGGCGTCTGCACCGACGCGTGGTTTCCCGTGGTTGGCATGGCTGGCCTGGAGCCTGCTGTGCGTTGCCGCCGCCCGGCCGCAGCAACTGGGCCCGCCGGTGGCGCCGCTGCAGGCGGGGCGCGACCTGATGTTGGCGGTTGACCTGTCGGCCAGCATGGGGGAAGAGGACATGCAGCTCGGTGGTCGTGCAGTGGATCGGCTGACCGCGGCGAAAGCCGTGCTGGCCGATTTCCTGGATCGGCGTGCCGGTGATCGGGTCGGCCTGATCGTGTTTGGCGATCGCGCATTCGCACTGACGCCACTGACGCTTGATCGCGACAGCGTGCGCCAGCAACTGGATGGCACGGCAGTGGGGTTGGCCGGGCGGGCCACTGCCTTGGGCGATGCCGTCGCCTTGGCCACCAAGCGGCTGCAGATCCAGCGCGCGCAGCAGCGCGTGCTGATCGTGCTGACCGATGGCGTCAATACCGCCGGTGTACTGGCACCGGACAAAGCCGCGCAGATCGCCCACGATGCCGGCGTGCGCATCCACACCATCGCCTTTGGCGGCGACGGCAGCACCGTGTCGGTATTCGGCTTTCGCCTGCCGCTGGGTGGTGGTGGCGACGAGGTGGATGAAGCCGGACTGCAACGCATCGCCAACGCCACCGGCGGACATTTCTTCAGGGCACGGGATACAGAGGCACTGGCGGGCATCTACGCGGAAATAGATCGGCTGGAACCGGTGCGGCGGCATGGGCAGGTAGTGCGGCCGAAGATCGAGTGTTATCCGTGGCCGCTGGGTGCGGCGGTGATCCTGGGCGTGTTGGCAGTGCTGCTGCGGAGGCGTGACCGATGA
- a CDS encoding DUF4381 domain-containing protein — protein sequence MTLPLKNVHAGVAPSWWPPAPGWWLVTAGVLALVAVGCWLWRRRRRRHAALLRLFDDAVAGAGSPVQQVAAMSELLRRAARRIKPEADRLDGEAWLRFLDDGLKHPAFVHGPGALLGDGGFRPDVDPAAVEALRVVARQRYLDWMRRA from the coding sequence ATGACCCTGCCGTTGAAGAACGTGCATGCGGGCGTGGCGCCTTCCTGGTGGCCACCGGCGCCGGGCTGGTGGCTGGTGACAGCGGGCGTGCTCGCGCTGGTTGCTGTGGGCTGCTGGCTGTGGCGCCGTCGCCGGCGTCGGCATGCGGCGCTGTTGCGCCTGTTCGACGATGCCGTTGCCGGGGCGGGTTCGCCCGTGCAGCAGGTGGCCGCGATGTCGGAACTGCTGCGGCGTGCAGCGCGACGGATCAAGCCGGAGGCCGATCGGCTGGACGGCGAGGCGTGGCTGCGATTCCTGGATGATGGCTTGAAGCACCCGGCGTTCGTCCACGGGCCGGGCGCGCTGCTGGGCGACGGCGGGTTTCGTCCCGACGTGGATCCGGCTGCGGTGGAAGCGCTGCGCGTGGTTGCCCGCCAGCGTTATCTGGACTGGATGCGCCGCGCATGA
- a CDS encoding DUF58 domain-containing protein has product MNEAASLAGVVPTLAELIALRALVHGRRAARQGRFGNQGHALSNLRGRGMEYAESREYAPGDDARHIDWRLTARSGKAHTKLFQAERERLTLLVADTSPALYFGTRVRFKSVQAARAGALAAWLAARDGDRIAALRGSMREAAVAPAAGSRGALRVLDALVRWYARPPQDDAGLATALEHARRLLRPGSRLIVLADPGSIATVPGVVWPGLAQHHECTVLLLSDPLERTPPQARLAFAGGAGERMQLALDAAGVRQRWKQSFDAPLQVALALLQRHAIRAEMLSSDAPSDAWLGLLDRPKTGRAR; this is encoded by the coding sequence ATGAACGAGGCTGCCTCTCTTGCTGGCGTGGTGCCAACCCTTGCCGAGCTGATTGCGCTGCGCGCCCTGGTGCACGGGCGGCGGGCCGCCCGTCAGGGCCGCTTTGGCAACCAAGGGCATGCGCTGTCCAATCTGCGTGGGCGCGGCATGGAATACGCGGAATCGCGCGAATATGCGCCGGGTGACGACGCACGCCACATTGACTGGCGCCTTACCGCGCGCAGCGGCAAGGCGCATACCAAATTGTTCCAGGCGGAGCGCGAGCGGCTGACGCTGCTGGTTGCTGATACGTCGCCGGCGCTTTACTTCGGTACCCGGGTGCGCTTCAAGTCGGTGCAGGCCGCGCGCGCGGGCGCCTTGGCCGCCTGGCTGGCCGCGCGCGACGGTGATCGCATCGCGGCACTGCGCGGCAGCATGCGCGAAGCGGCCGTCGCGCCTGCTGCGGGTTCCCGTGGCGCGCTGCGCGTGCTGGATGCCCTGGTGCGCTGGTACGCACGGCCTCCGCAGGACGATGCCGGTTTGGCAACGGCGCTGGAGCATGCGCGTCGCCTGCTGCGGCCAGGGTCAAGGCTGATCGTATTGGCCGATCCGGGCAGCATCGCAACGGTGCCAGGCGTCGTTTGGCCAGGCTTGGCCCAGCATCACGAATGCACGGTGCTGTTGCTGAGCGATCCACTGGAGCGCACGCCGCCGCAAGCGCGGTTGGCATTTGCGGGTGGTGCAGGCGAGCGGATGCAACTGGCGCTGGATGCGGCCGGCGTGCGCCAGCGTTGGAAGCAATCGTTCGATGCGCCGCTGCAGGTGGCATTGGCACTGCTGCAGCGGCATGCGATTCGCGCCGAGATGCTGTCCAGCGATGCCCCCAGTGACGCGTGGCTGGGCTTGCTGGATCGGCCGAAGACGGGGCGCGCGCGATGA